One stretch of Candidatus Omnitrophota bacterium DNA includes these proteins:
- the ilvN gene encoding acetolactate synthase small subunit, producing the protein MCPLKSDSKNLTHTVLEITVNNHPGVMSHVVGLFSRRAYNVEGILCMPIGNGAQSRIWLMVNEDSRLEQMVQQMLKLEDVLQVSHHAADHRVFMQLEEFFKE; encoded by the coding sequence ATGTGCCCGCTTAAATCTGACTCCAAGAACCTTACTCACACGGTATTGGAAATCACAGTCAACAACCACCCGGGCGTCATGTCTCATGTGGTCGGACTCTTTTCCCGCCGCGCCTACAACGTGGAAGGCATTCTCTGTATGCCCATCGGCAATGGAGCGCAAAGCCGCATCTGGCTGATGGTCAACGAAGACAGCCGGTTGGAGCAAATGGTCCAGCAGATGCTCAAACTCGAAGATGTGCTTCAAGTCTCGCACCACGCTGCGGACCACAGAGTCTTTATGCAGTTGGAGGAATTCTTTAAGGAGTGA
- a CDS encoding glycerophosphodiester phosphodiesterase — MKIIAHRGASAELPENTLEAFDRALEIGVDGIELDVLLSKDGRMVVRHDDLIEVNGQWHYVNELTLQQLQQIDLRDGARIPSLEEVLDRFHGRVPLTLDLKALGVTEVLVPVLESRKAGPEIHVTSFLHGEIVQMAEQYPAVMRSIVLAAVPIRFRELFEDTQTKQVSLFRGYVSREGLAGLQKHGVSIWIYPVNMPREAQTFAGWGVDAIFTDDPAGMKQFLITP, encoded by the coding sequence ATGAAGATTATAGCTCACCGCGGTGCGAGCGCAGAACTGCCAGAAAATACTCTGGAGGCTTTTGACCGAGCCCTGGAAATTGGTGTGGATGGAATTGAACTGGACGTGCTGTTGAGCAAGGACGGCCGGATGGTTGTCCGGCATGACGATCTGATCGAGGTCAATGGCCAATGGCATTATGTGAATGAACTGACGCTTCAGCAGTTGCAGCAGATTGATCTGCGAGACGGGGCGCGAATTCCTTCGTTGGAGGAAGTCCTGGACCGCTTCCATGGCCGCGTCCCTCTGACTCTGGACCTTAAAGCCTTGGGGGTTACAGAGGTTCTTGTCCCTGTGCTTGAGTCCCGAAAGGCCGGCCCTGAAATCCATGTGACTTCATTTCTCCATGGCGAGATTGTCCAGATGGCTGAGCAGTATCCGGCTGTGATGCGATCCATCGTGTTGGCTGCAGTGCCCATTCGCTTCCGGGAACTCTTCGAAGACACCCAGACCAAGCAGGTCAGCCTTTTCCGCGGGTATGTGAGCCGGGAGGGCCTGGCCGGCCTGCAAAAACACGGCGTCTCCATCTGGATCTATCCGGTTAATATGCCTCGTGAGGCCCAAACCTTTGCCGGTTGGGGCGTGGATGCGATTTTTACGGATGATCCGGCCGGCATGAAGCAATTCCTGATCACTCCTTAA
- a CDS encoding PAS domain-containing protein: MPCQDADSSPPVREELQKLESLNTMVVALDTEGRIIFVNRKLRDFLGFECEELVGKNWFATCLPQKQRKTVELVFRGVMAGDMDLVEFYENPVLTKDGQEKLIAWNNNLLRDSPGVIVGTISSGKEIV; this comes from the coding sequence ATGCCATGCCAAGATGCTGACTCGAGTCCGCCCGTCCGTGAGGAGCTCCAGAAGCTGGAGTCACTGAACACAATGGTTGTGGCCCTTGATACCGAGGGCCGCATTATTTTTGTCAACCGGAAGCTCCGCGATTTCCTCGGCTTTGAATGTGAGGAATTGGTGGGCAAGAACTGGTTCGCGACTTGTTTGCCCCAAAAGCAGAGAAAGACAGTTGAACTGGTTTTTAGAGGGGTAATGGCCGGCGATATGGATTTGGTCGAGTTTTATGAGAATCCCGTGTTGACCAAGGACGGTCAAGAGAAGTTGATTGCGTGGAATAACAACTTGCTGCGGGATAGTCCCGGCGTGATTGTGGGGACCATAAGTTCAGGAAAGGAAATTGTCTAA
- a CDS encoding radical SAM protein has translation MVRRLVIYLIKPSKYDDEGYVIRHWRGVLPSNTLACLNGLTEDVRDRRVLGDKLQWQIITLDESVQRVNIPAILRTSRRVRTKAIVCLVGVQTNQFPRASDLALELRSAGVDVLIGGFHVSGSIAMLPGVAPEIQRLIDAGVTVVAGEIEGRWGTILRDVLDGSRKPVYNFLGAKPDLSAAPCPDFSRRSNKHYVSPRFGTLDCGRGCPFECSFCTVVNVQGRKMRFRDVSRLVAWIRANYREKGISYYFFTDDNFCRNKYWEEILDALIRLRVEEKMYIAFMMQVDARSHKLPDFVTKAKKAGCSQVFIGLESLNSQNLEGAGKRQNQVGEFREMIESYRREGISTHVAYIIGFPFDTAESVHRDVEQLKLEVRAEQASFFMLTPLPGSEDHLNLLNRGVSVDSDLNRYDTFHATTEHPLMTKEEWTQSYKDAWSSFYSLENMSAILRRVRPESYWGVFGNFVWYKNATMVEGGHPMINGFFRLKNRLERRPGFPVETRWLYLKRRIRDILRYPKLWATLALEMQELWLQTRRRSKLEELIVEELEKQYGRARQWRQLQLTELQLLYRRALVRLGRASGDTTVRTRLRVPSRGLLWLRQRNIFCNSLTYSRHAFRQFRQDTWHALSRGRLHRVDLSKLVFDLLLESWLFLAFLCAFFKHTLVHFFGGIPGSVK, from the coding sequence ATGGTTCGGCGACTTGTTATCTATCTAATCAAACCCTCTAAGTATGACGACGAGGGCTATGTTATCCGCCACTGGCGGGGCGTATTGCCCAGCAACACGCTGGCCTGCCTGAACGGATTGACGGAGGATGTCCGGGATCGCCGGGTGCTGGGGGACAAGCTGCAGTGGCAGATCATTACCTTGGACGAAAGTGTGCAAAGGGTAAACATCCCCGCAATCCTGCGGACCAGCCGCCGCGTGCGCACCAAAGCAATTGTATGTTTGGTAGGCGTGCAGACAAACCAGTTTCCTCGCGCCTCTGATTTGGCATTGGAGTTGCGCAGCGCCGGTGTTGATGTCTTGATCGGCGGGTTCCACGTGAGTGGTTCTATTGCGATGCTGCCGGGTGTGGCTCCTGAAATCCAAAGATTGATCGATGCGGGGGTCACAGTGGTGGCAGGTGAGATTGAAGGGCGATGGGGAACAATCTTGCGTGATGTCCTCGATGGAAGCCGCAAGCCTGTCTACAATTTCCTGGGTGCCAAGCCTGATTTGAGTGCTGCTCCCTGTCCGGACTTTAGCCGGCGCAGCAATAAGCATTATGTCTCCCCGAGGTTCGGGACCCTGGACTGCGGACGGGGTTGTCCTTTTGAATGCTCGTTTTGTACGGTGGTCAATGTGCAGGGGCGCAAGATGCGTTTTCGGGACGTGAGCCGGTTGGTGGCTTGGATCCGTGCTAATTACAGGGAAAAGGGCATCTCCTATTATTTCTTCACGGATGACAATTTCTGCAGGAACAAATACTGGGAGGAAATCCTGGATGCTCTTATCCGGCTTCGCGTGGAAGAAAAAATGTACATTGCATTCATGATGCAGGTGGATGCCCGTTCACATAAACTGCCGGACTTTGTGACTAAGGCGAAGAAGGCAGGTTGTTCCCAGGTATTTATCGGGCTGGAAAGTCTGAACTCCCAGAACTTGGAAGGAGCGGGAAAACGGCAAAACCAAGTGGGTGAATTCAGGGAAATGATCGAATCTTACCGCCGGGAGGGGATCTCGACTCATGTCGCCTATATTATCGGATTCCCGTTTGATACGGCCGAGTCAGTGCACCGGGATGTGGAACAGCTCAAACTTGAGGTGCGGGCCGAACAAGCTTCTTTCTTTATGCTTACTCCGCTGCCGGGCTCTGAAGATCATTTGAATCTGCTGAATCGCGGCGTTTCCGTGGACTCTGACCTGAACCGCTATGATACTTTTCACGCAACCACTGAACATCCGCTTATGACAAAGGAAGAATGGACGCAGAGTTACAAGGATGCTTGGAGCTCTTTTTACAGTCTTGAAAACATGAGCGCTATTCTGCGAAGAGTGCGTCCCGAAAGCTATTGGGGGGTCTTTGGTAATTTTGTTTGGTACAAGAACGCAACGATGGTCGAGGGAGGGCACCCCATGATCAACGGGTTCTTTAGGCTAAAGAACCGGCTTGAGCGCCGGCCCGGGTTCCCTGTCGAGACTCGTTGGCTTTACCTGAAGCGCCGGATTCGAGACATTCTTCGTTACCCGAAGCTGTGGGCAACGCTTGCGTTGGAGATGCAGGAACTATGGCTTCAGACGCGCAGGCGTTCGAAACTCGAAGAATTGATTGTTGAAGAGCTTGAAAAGCAATACGGACGTGCGAGGCAGTGGCGACAGTTGCAATTGACGGAGCTGCAGCTTTTGTACCGGCGCGCGCTGGTTCGCTTGGGGAGAGCTTCTGGGGACACAACAGTGCGGACACGCCTAAGGGTGCCGTCCCGTGGATTGCTCTGGTTAAGGCAAAGGAACATCTTCTGTAACTCATTGACCTACTCCCGTCATGCTTTTCGTCAGTTCCGGCAGGATACGTGGCATGCTTTGAGCAGGGGACGATTGCACCGGGTTGACTTGAGCAAGCTGGTGTTTGATCTACTTCTGGAAAGTTGGTTGTTCCTGGCCTTCTTGTGCGCATTCTTTAAGCACACTCTAGTCCATTTCTTCGGAGGAATTCCCGGTTCTGTGAAGTAG
- a CDS encoding tryptophan-rich sensory protein, with protein MKTIVKICPRDWLALLGWVGLSLSAGVAGSQFEPGLWYELLRKPFWTPPSVVFPLVWSVLYVLMGLAVWRLWRTPRSKDRQLGLGLFLAQLVLNAMWSWLFFGEHAISLALIEIVLLQLSILACVIVFCRTELVAGLLMLPYLLWVSFAVILNGGFWWLNRTG; from the coding sequence TGCCCGCGTGATTGGCTGGCCTTGTTGGGGTGGGTGGGGCTTTCCTTGAGCGCAGGGGTTGCCGGTTCTCAGTTTGAGCCCGGCCTTTGGTATGAACTTTTGCGGAAGCCTTTCTGGACGCCGCCTAGTGTGGTTTTCCCGCTGGTATGGTCTGTGCTGTATGTTCTGATGGGCCTCGCGGTTTGGCGCCTTTGGCGTACCCCCCGAAGCAAGGACCGGCAGCTTGGGCTCGGTCTTTTTCTTGCGCAGTTGGTTTTGAACGCAATGTGGTCTTGGCTTTTCTTTGGCGAACATGCCATCAGCCTGGCCCTTATTGAAATTGTCCTGTTACAGCTCAGCATTTTGGCTTGTGTGATTGTATTCTGTCGCACAGAGCTTGTTGCGGGGCTCTTGATGTTGCCATATCTTTTGTGGGTAAGTTTTGCAGTTATTCTAAATGGAGGTTTTTGGTGGCTAAACAGAACTGGTTGA